A section of the Metabacillus endolithicus genome encodes:
- a CDS encoding Na-translocating system protein MpsC family protein, giving the protein MDQETLNMISSFTSKLLRKNFGKGPQSCQSTLCGKYLVTYIRGFISPMEEILIQQGQNNQVDKARTVIINHIIEELKGVVKITFDRDVEESYHDWNFPNNSGVIIFVMDDEVEKCASDQNVDFKRLETEVARLSQLVQKIPDQIYVYPLSSSLYLIERKGILIPIEKSLIKKGFAEELKITKDELEKTYFHRYGKFDDIFNTTIKDIFIDWNFKEDKSFVAFILGS; this is encoded by the coding sequence ATGGATCAAGAAACTTTAAATATGATTAGTAGCTTTACAAGTAAGTTACTAAGAAAGAATTTTGGCAAGGGGCCGCAATCCTGTCAATCAACACTGTGTGGTAAATATTTAGTTACATATATCCGTGGTTTTATTTCACCAATGGAAGAGATCCTTATACAACAAGGACAAAATAATCAGGTGGACAAAGCTAGAACCGTGATCATTAACCATATTATTGAAGAATTAAAGGGAGTAGTAAAGATTACATTTGATCGTGATGTTGAGGAAAGTTATCATGATTGGAATTTCCCAAATAACTCTGGAGTGATTATATTTGTTATGGATGATGAAGTAGAAAAGTGTGCATCAGACCAAAATGTTGATTTCAAGAGGCTGGAAACAGAGGTTGCTCGACTGAGTCAATTGGTGCAAAAAATTCCAGATCAAATTTATGTGTATCCTCTTTCATCATCTCTTTATTTAATCGAGAGGAAAGGAATTCTTATTCCAATTGAAAAATCACTAATTAAGAAAGGGTTTGCAGAGGAGCTTAAGATTACAAAGGATGAATTAGAGAAAACTTATTTCCATAGATATGGAAAATTTGATGATATATTCAATACTACTATCAAGGATATCTTTATTGATTGGAACTTTAAAGAAGATAAGTCATTTGTTGCTTTTATCTTAGGATCTTAA